A genome region from Mercenaria mercenaria strain notata chromosome 11, MADL_Memer_1, whole genome shotgun sequence includes the following:
- the LOC123531111 gene encoding uncharacterized protein LOC123531111 isoform X1 codes for MRMVVLIYMSAFILVGVCGFQCLECDDVLKPTYCDTVTRCGIHEQCYVDAKLSTAGSIRYSLGCRDSSRCSQTHNVAKRDILHTRHNSSFKTDVRIFQNRRSGGNWVCSECCSGDLCNSAGCGSKGYPSQRGPICFNCPQQNTEDDCNKITMCGQDELCMLHKTMDPVIHETFYESRCEGEQKCNDQLSRYKLLPSVLVGKRRRRNAVIYQDSCRLQCCKTSLCNANCTNESIIDSKLSTDRLSAMKLATRTTTRPNTSASTSTTSSLAMSTSSTVMSSTHQDRLSATNLATKTTTRPNTSPNISTTSSTAMSTTSLVMSSTHACNDVLPECASTDSKNTICLSQVLAAKYCRKSCGYCSTTSMFSQSSTVSTNTSELCQRRWSPWINNDSPSTGDGDRESWTKAEQHAFCPNGNVTSIECVTQSGIHYYSSGDITDCTPESGSVCLTEYNFPVPCSDYKIRYLCTCDG; via the exons ATGCGGATGGTGGTGTTGATTTACATGTCCGCATTCATTCTGGTTGGCG TCTGTGGATTTCAATGCCTCGAATGTGATGACGTTCTGAAGCCAACATATTGTGATACCGTTACACGTTGCGGAATTCATGAG CAATGTTATGTGGATGCCAAACTTAGTACTGCCGGCAGCATACGCTACAGCCTGGGATGTAGAGATTCATCG CGCTGTAGCCAGACCCATAATGTCGCGAAACGGGATATCTTACATACGCGCCACAACTCGTCTTTTAAAACTGATGTAAGAATTTTTCAAAACAGGCGATCTGGGGGAAATTGGGTTTGCAGCGAGTGCTGCTCTGGAGATCTTTGCAATAGTGCAGGATGTGGAAGCAAAG GTTATCCTTCCCAGAGAGGCCCTATATGTTTCAACTGTCCACAACAAAATACAGAGGATGACTGCAATAAGATAACCATGTGTGGACAAGATGAG CTGTGTATGTTGCATAAAACGATGGATCCCGTTATTCATGAAACATTCTACGAAAGCCGATGTGAAGGCGAGCAG AAATGTAATGACCAACTCTCAAGATACAAACTACTGCCGTCCGTTCTGGTTGGCAAAAGGCGAAGACGAAATGCAGTTATTTACC AAGACTCATGCCGTTTGCAGTGCTGTAAAACGTCCCTCTGTAATGCGAACTGTACCAATGAGTCAATAATTGACAGTAAACTTTCAACAG ATCGTTTGTCGGCTATGAAATTGGCTACACGAACGACAACTAGACCAAACACAAGCGCAAGTACAAGTACTACTAGCTCACTTGCAATGTCGACGTCAAGCACGGTCATgtcatctacacatcaag ATCGTTTGTCGGCAACAAATTTGGCTACAAAAACGACAACTAGACCAAACACAAGCCCAAATATAAGTACTACTAGCTCAACTGCAATGTCAACGACAAGTTTGGTCATGTCATCTACACATG CTTGCAACGACGTCTTGCCTGAATGTGCATCAACTGACAGCAAAAATACAATTTGTCTTTCTCAAGTGTTAGCGGCGAAATACTGCCGCAAATCATGCGGATATTGCA GTACAACGTCAATGTTTTCACAATCGTCAACTGTATCTACCAACACATCTGAACTGTGTCAGAGGCGCTGGTCACCCTGGATTAATAATGATTCACCTTCAACTGGAGATGGTGATAGAGAG AGCTGGACAAAGGCCGAGCAGCATGCATTCTGTCCTAATGGTAACGTCACAAGTATCGAATGTGTAACACAAAGTGGTATCCACTATTACAGTTCAGGAGATATAACGGATTGTACACCAGAAAGCGGATCTGTCTGTTTGACTGAGTATAACTTTCCAGTACCTTGCAGTGATTACAAGATCAGATACCTCTGTACCTGCGATGGATAG
- the LOC123531111 gene encoding uncharacterized protein LOC123531111 isoform X2, protein MRMVVLIYMSAFILVGVCGFQCLECDDVLKPTYCDTVTRCGIHEQCYVDAKLSTAGSIRYSLGCRDSSRCSQTHNVAKRDILHTRHNSSFKTDVRIFQNRRSGGNWVCSECCSGDLCNSAGCGSKGYPSQRGPICFNCPQQNTEDDCNKITMCGQDELCMLHKTMDPVIHETFYESRCEGEQKCNDQLSRYKLLPSVLVGKRRRRNAVIYHSCRLQCCKTSLCNANCTNESIIDSKLSTDRLSAMKLATRTTTRPNTSASTSTTSSLAMSTSSTVMSSTHQDRLSATNLATKTTTRPNTSPNISTTSSTAMSTTSLVMSSTHACNDVLPECASTDSKNTICLSQVLAAKYCRKSCGYCSTTSMFSQSSTVSTNTSELCQRRWSPWINNDSPSTGDGDRESWTKAEQHAFCPNGNVTSIECVTQSGIHYYSSGDITDCTPESGSVCLTEYNFPVPCSDYKIRYLCTCDG, encoded by the exons ATGCGGATGGTGGTGTTGATTTACATGTCCGCATTCATTCTGGTTGGCG TCTGTGGATTTCAATGCCTCGAATGTGATGACGTTCTGAAGCCAACATATTGTGATACCGTTACACGTTGCGGAATTCATGAG CAATGTTATGTGGATGCCAAACTTAGTACTGCCGGCAGCATACGCTACAGCCTGGGATGTAGAGATTCATCG CGCTGTAGCCAGACCCATAATGTCGCGAAACGGGATATCTTACATACGCGCCACAACTCGTCTTTTAAAACTGATGTAAGAATTTTTCAAAACAGGCGATCTGGGGGAAATTGGGTTTGCAGCGAGTGCTGCTCTGGAGATCTTTGCAATAGTGCAGGATGTGGAAGCAAAG GTTATCCTTCCCAGAGAGGCCCTATATGTTTCAACTGTCCACAACAAAATACAGAGGATGACTGCAATAAGATAACCATGTGTGGACAAGATGAG CTGTGTATGTTGCATAAAACGATGGATCCCGTTATTCATGAAACATTCTACGAAAGCCGATGTGAAGGCGAGCAG AAATGTAATGACCAACTCTCAAGATACAAACTACTGCCGTCCGTTCTGGTTGGCAAAAGGCGAAGACGAAATGCAGTTATTTACC ACTCATGCCGTTTGCAGTGCTGTAAAACGTCCCTCTGTAATGCGAACTGTACCAATGAGTCAATAATTGACAGTAAACTTTCAACAG ATCGTTTGTCGGCTATGAAATTGGCTACACGAACGACAACTAGACCAAACACAAGCGCAAGTACAAGTACTACTAGCTCACTTGCAATGTCGACGTCAAGCACGGTCATgtcatctacacatcaag ATCGTTTGTCGGCAACAAATTTGGCTACAAAAACGACAACTAGACCAAACACAAGCCCAAATATAAGTACTACTAGCTCAACTGCAATGTCAACGACAAGTTTGGTCATGTCATCTACACATG CTTGCAACGACGTCTTGCCTGAATGTGCATCAACTGACAGCAAAAATACAATTTGTCTTTCTCAAGTGTTAGCGGCGAAATACTGCCGCAAATCATGCGGATATTGCA GTACAACGTCAATGTTTTCACAATCGTCAACTGTATCTACCAACACATCTGAACTGTGTCAGAGGCGCTGGTCACCCTGGATTAATAATGATTCACCTTCAACTGGAGATGGTGATAGAGAG AGCTGGACAAAGGCCGAGCAGCATGCATTCTGTCCTAATGGTAACGTCACAAGTATCGAATGTGTAACACAAAGTGGTATCCACTATTACAGTTCAGGAGATATAACGGATTGTACACCAGAAAGCGGATCTGTCTGTTTGACTGAGTATAACTTTCCAGTACCTTGCAGTGATTACAAGATCAGATACCTCTGTACCTGCGATGGATAG
- the LOC123531111 gene encoding uncharacterized protein LOC123531111 isoform X3 has translation MRMVVLIYMSAFILVGVCGFQCLECDDVLKPTYCDTVTRCGIHEQCYVDAKLSTAGSIRYSLGCRDSSRCSQTHNVAKRDILHTRHNSSFKTDVRIFQNRRSGGNWVCSECCSGDLCNSAGCGSKGYPSQRGPICFNCPQQNTEDDCNKITMCGQDELCMLHKTMDPVIHETFYESRCEGEQKCNDQLSRYKLLPSVLVGKRRRRNAVIYQDSCRLQCCKTSLCNANCTNESIIDSKLSTDRLSAMKLATRTTTRPNTSASTSTTSSLAMSTSSTVMSSTHQACNDVLPECASTDSKNTICLSQVLAAKYCRKSCGYCSTTSMFSQSSTVSTNTSELCQRRWSPWINNDSPSTGDGDRESWTKAEQHAFCPNGNVTSIECVTQSGIHYYSSGDITDCTPESGSVCLTEYNFPVPCSDYKIRYLCTCDG, from the exons ATGCGGATGGTGGTGTTGATTTACATGTCCGCATTCATTCTGGTTGGCG TCTGTGGATTTCAATGCCTCGAATGTGATGACGTTCTGAAGCCAACATATTGTGATACCGTTACACGTTGCGGAATTCATGAG CAATGTTATGTGGATGCCAAACTTAGTACTGCCGGCAGCATACGCTACAGCCTGGGATGTAGAGATTCATCG CGCTGTAGCCAGACCCATAATGTCGCGAAACGGGATATCTTACATACGCGCCACAACTCGTCTTTTAAAACTGATGTAAGAATTTTTCAAAACAGGCGATCTGGGGGAAATTGGGTTTGCAGCGAGTGCTGCTCTGGAGATCTTTGCAATAGTGCAGGATGTGGAAGCAAAG GTTATCCTTCCCAGAGAGGCCCTATATGTTTCAACTGTCCACAACAAAATACAGAGGATGACTGCAATAAGATAACCATGTGTGGACAAGATGAG CTGTGTATGTTGCATAAAACGATGGATCCCGTTATTCATGAAACATTCTACGAAAGCCGATGTGAAGGCGAGCAG AAATGTAATGACCAACTCTCAAGATACAAACTACTGCCGTCCGTTCTGGTTGGCAAAAGGCGAAGACGAAATGCAGTTATTTACC AAGACTCATGCCGTTTGCAGTGCTGTAAAACGTCCCTCTGTAATGCGAACTGTACCAATGAGTCAATAATTGACAGTAAACTTTCAACAG ATCGTTTGTCGGCTATGAAATTGGCTACACGAACGACAACTAGACCAAACACAAGCGCAAGTACAAGTACTACTAGCTCACTTGCAATGTCGACGTCAAGCACGGTCATgtcatctacacatcaag CTTGCAACGACGTCTTGCCTGAATGTGCATCAACTGACAGCAAAAATACAATTTGTCTTTCTCAAGTGTTAGCGGCGAAATACTGCCGCAAATCATGCGGATATTGCA GTACAACGTCAATGTTTTCACAATCGTCAACTGTATCTACCAACACATCTGAACTGTGTCAGAGGCGCTGGTCACCCTGGATTAATAATGATTCACCTTCAACTGGAGATGGTGATAGAGAG AGCTGGACAAAGGCCGAGCAGCATGCATTCTGTCCTAATGGTAACGTCACAAGTATCGAATGTGTAACACAAAGTGGTATCCACTATTACAGTTCAGGAGATATAACGGATTGTACACCAGAAAGCGGATCTGTCTGTTTGACTGAGTATAACTTTCCAGTACCTTGCAGTGATTACAAGATCAGATACCTCTGTACCTGCGATGGATAG